One Nicotiana tomentosiformis chromosome 4, ASM39032v3, whole genome shotgun sequence genomic window carries:
- the LOC104085964 gene encoding autophagy-related protein 9 isoform X2, with product MMFSGQKGASGLNIFKWKWHGESSLRTGLLDDVPPEIELSDYRIAPSPGSESPSGLLNGESLNVEPIADLDLFFERLYNYYCEKGLWCIIIKWIFELLSLAFTICFSGFFLLYVDWNGLRNAKCGMDAVESGIKQCNLANEALHLHPLKPLTLFKAIVLGYLGIFSVYWIFCFLRFFAQLKETLAIRQFYYRSLHVTDNEIQTIPWASILERVVQLQELQQLCVVKNLSIHDVVMRLMRKENYLIGMLNKGLLAFPISHWVPGAGPTIKCGPNGVRSRLILTKTLEWTLNWCILQSMFDRNFCIRREFISDPKTLKKRLMIVGVLMLLLSPFLVIFMLVYLFLRHAEQFYNHPSTASSRRWSNLAKWMFREFNEVDHLFKHRITSSVIHASDYLKQFPSPIISIVAKFISFVSGGFAAVLIIIAFLEESLLEGHIFGRNLFWERCHLLSNIHTICQRDGEGKKILRLHELSLKLYFRCFCPTDTYKQINYTGMMLLEEMASIFLTPYLLLFVVPKRVDDILHFIVDFTVHVEGVGHVCSFSVFDFQNHGNSKYGAPYNSARVQRSSQGKMEKSFLSFLNSYPSWEPDDQGKQFLSTLKTFREQKLQVQDIGPVYRPSELQHWNPNFRGSSDRNNLFSREVPLNNLGAGFGSMWLIDGGQRYIIDWYYTSHPHNTSSDSRGIESRPSHSDNERLKDPWMPSHFVQIKDTVDNNWEHLFEDRSQSHLEATTSAPVLRESILHHDDSSSMAQSIRSQWWDRTRLQVADPQTSFLEPPNFNSNRHDYYDNFSDRSLDEHEHVNLKNSNRLANTFFMDDSVGDFNLPFDGIYRRPSENPTRELDPSDLV from the exons ATGATGTTCAGTGGACAAAAAGGCGCTAGTGGCCTTAACATATTCAAATGGAAATGGCATGGCGAATCATCGTTGAGAACAGGGTTGCTTGATGATGTGCCTCCTGAAATCGAACTGTCGGACTATCGCATAGCACCAAGTCCTGGTAGTGAAAGCCCATCTGGGCTTCTTAATGGTGAGAGCTTGAATGTTGAGCCAATTGCTGATCTGGACCTGTTCTTTGAGAGGCTCTACAACTATTATTGTGAGAAAGGATTATGGTGCATTATTATAAAGTGGATATTTGAACTTCTGAGCCTAGCTTTCACCATATGCTTTTCTGGGTTTTTTCTGTTGTATGTTGATTGGAATGGGCTCCGCAACGCAAAATGTGGAATGGATGCTGTGGAATCTGGAATCAAGCAATGTAATCTGGCCAATGAAGCTCTTCATCTGCACCCATTGAAGCCTCTTACGCTCTTCAAAGCCATTGTTTTAGGTTACCTGGGGATATTTTCTGTCTACTGGATATTTTGCTTCTTGAGGTTTTTTGCACAGCTAAAAGAAACCCTGGCAATCCGTCAGTTCTATTACAGAAG TCTTCATGTGACAGACAATGAGATACAAACCATTCCATGGGCATCTATTCTTGAAAGGGTTGTTCAGTTACAAGAATTGCAACAACTCTGTGTAGTCAAGAATCTTTCTATTCATGATGTGGTTATGCGATTAATGCGGAAGGAAAATTATTTGATAGGAATGCTTAACAAAGGGCTCCTTGCTTTTCCTATTTCTCACTGGGTACCTGGCGCTGGTCCAACTATCAAATGTGGCCCCAATGGAGTGCGTAGTCGTCTAATACTGACAAAAACCCTTGAATGGACCTTAAATTGGTGCATACTGCAGAGCATGTTTGACAG AAACTTTTGTATAAGGAGGGAATTCATTTCTGATCCTAAAACATTAAAGAAAAGGCTTATGATTGTTGGAGTTTTAATGCTTCTCCTATCTCCGTTTCTCGTCATATTCATGCTGGTGTATCTCTTCTTGAGGCATGCTGAACAGTTTTACAACCATCCAAGTACGGCATCGTCTCGCAGATGGTCAAATCTTGCCAAGTGGATGTTTAGGGAATTCAACGAG GTTGATCATTTGTTTAAGCATCGCATCACCAGCAGTGTCATACATGCTTCTGATTATCTAAAGCAATTCCCATCGCCTATTATATCTATCGTCGCAAAGTTCATTTCTTTTGTTTCCGGTGGATTTGCTGCTGTTCTTATTATCATTGCTTTTCTAGAAGAATCTCTGCTGGAAGGCCAT ATATTTGGTCGCAACTTATTCTG GGAGCGATGTCACTTGTTGTCCAACATACACACTATATGCCAAAGAGATGGCGAGGGAAAGAAAATACTGAGGCTGCACGAATTGAGTTTGAAACTTTATTTCAGGTGCTTTTGCCCTACGGATACTTATAAGCAGATAAAT TATACTGGAATGATGTTACTTGAGGAGATGGCCTCAATTTTTCTTACGCCATATCTATTGCTATTTGTTGTGCCAAAG AGGGTAGATGACATTTTGCATTTCATTGTGGACTTCACTGTTCATGTTGAGGGTGTTGGCCATGTGTGCAG CTTCAGCGTGTTTGATTTTCAGAATCATGGCAATAGCAAATATGGAGCGCCATATAATTCCGCCCGCGTGCAGAGAAGTTCTCAAGGGAAAATGGAGAAATCATTTCTGAG CTTTCTAAATAGCTACCCTTCCTGGGAACCTGATGATCAAGGAAAACAGTTCCTATCAACGCTCAAAACGTTCAGAGAGCAAAAGCTGCAGGTGCAGGATATAGGACCTGTATATCGACCTTCAGAGTTACAGCACTGGAATCCCAACTTTAGAGGTTCAAGTGACAGAAATAACTTGTTCTCCAGGGAAGTGCCTCTCAACAACTTGGGAGCTGGATTTGGCTCAATGTGGTTAATAGATGGTGGACAGAGGTACATTATTGATTGGTATTATACCTCGCATCCTCACAATACGAGTAGTGATTCAAGAGGCATTGAATCCAGGCCATCTCATAGTGATAATGAACGCCTTAAAGATCCTTGGATGCCATCTCATTTTGTGCAAATCAAGGATACAGTTGATAACAACTGGGAGCACCTATTTGAGGACCGATCTCAAAGTCATCTCGAAGCTACCACATCTGCTCCTGTTTTAAGGGAGAGCATCCTACATCACGATGATTCAAGTAGCATGGCGCAATCTATCAGGAGCCAGTGGTGGGATAGAACTCGACTACAAGTTGCAGATCCCCAGACAAGCTTTCTTGAACCTCCAAATTTCAATAGCAATCGTCACGATTATTATGATAATTTCTCTGATAGAAGTCTAGATGAGCACGAGCACGTTAACTTGAAGAACTCTAATAGGTTGGCCAATACCTTCTTCATGGATGAttcggttggagacttcaaccttCCTTTTGATGGTATTTATAGAAGGCCCTCAGAAAACCCCACAAGAGAGTTAGATCCTTCAGATCTTGTTTGA
- the LOC104085964 gene encoding autophagy-related protein 9 isoform X1: protein MMFSGQKGASGLNIFKWKWHGESSLRTGLLDDVPPEIELSDYRIAPSPGSESPSGLLNGESLNVEPIADLDLFFERLYNYYCEKGLWCIIIKWIFELLSLAFTICFSGFFLLYVDWNGLRNAKCGMDAVESGIKQCNLANEALHLHPLKPLTLFKAIVLGYLGIFSVYWIFCFLRFFAQLKETLAIRQFYYRSLHVTDNEIQTIPWASILERVVQLQELQQLCVVKNLSIHDVVMRLMRKENYLIGMLNKGLLAFPISHWVPGAGPTIKCGPNGVRSRLILTKTLEWTLNWCILQSMFDRNFCIRREFISDPKTLKKRLMIVGVLMLLLSPFLVIFMLVYLFLRHAEQFYNHPSTASSRRWSNLAKWMFREFNEVDHLFKHRITSSVIHASDYLKQFPSPIISIVAKFISFVSGGFAAVLIIIAFLEESLLEGHIFGRNLFWYAAVFGTITAISRAAITDELLVLDPQGAMSLVVQHTHYMPKRWRGKENTEAARIEFETLFQYTGMMLLEEMASIFLTPYLLLFVVPKRVDDILHFIVDFTVHVEGVGHVCSFSVFDFQNHGNSKYGAPYNSARVQRSSQGKMEKSFLSFLNSYPSWEPDDQGKQFLSTLKTFREQKLQVQDIGPVYRPSELQHWNPNFRGSSDRNNLFSREVPLNNLGAGFGSMWLIDGGQRYIIDWYYTSHPHNTSSDSRGIESRPSHSDNERLKDPWMPSHFVQIKDTVDNNWEHLFEDRSQSHLEATTSAPVLRESILHHDDSSSMAQSIRSQWWDRTRLQVADPQTSFLEPPNFNSNRHDYYDNFSDRSLDEHEHVNLKNSNRLANTFFMDDSVGDFNLPFDGIYRRPSENPTRELDPSDLV, encoded by the exons ATGATGTTCAGTGGACAAAAAGGCGCTAGTGGCCTTAACATATTCAAATGGAAATGGCATGGCGAATCATCGTTGAGAACAGGGTTGCTTGATGATGTGCCTCCTGAAATCGAACTGTCGGACTATCGCATAGCACCAAGTCCTGGTAGTGAAAGCCCATCTGGGCTTCTTAATGGTGAGAGCTTGAATGTTGAGCCAATTGCTGATCTGGACCTGTTCTTTGAGAGGCTCTACAACTATTATTGTGAGAAAGGATTATGGTGCATTATTATAAAGTGGATATTTGAACTTCTGAGCCTAGCTTTCACCATATGCTTTTCTGGGTTTTTTCTGTTGTATGTTGATTGGAATGGGCTCCGCAACGCAAAATGTGGAATGGATGCTGTGGAATCTGGAATCAAGCAATGTAATCTGGCCAATGAAGCTCTTCATCTGCACCCATTGAAGCCTCTTACGCTCTTCAAAGCCATTGTTTTAGGTTACCTGGGGATATTTTCTGTCTACTGGATATTTTGCTTCTTGAGGTTTTTTGCACAGCTAAAAGAAACCCTGGCAATCCGTCAGTTCTATTACAGAAG TCTTCATGTGACAGACAATGAGATACAAACCATTCCATGGGCATCTATTCTTGAAAGGGTTGTTCAGTTACAAGAATTGCAACAACTCTGTGTAGTCAAGAATCTTTCTATTCATGATGTGGTTATGCGATTAATGCGGAAGGAAAATTATTTGATAGGAATGCTTAACAAAGGGCTCCTTGCTTTTCCTATTTCTCACTGGGTACCTGGCGCTGGTCCAACTATCAAATGTGGCCCCAATGGAGTGCGTAGTCGTCTAATACTGACAAAAACCCTTGAATGGACCTTAAATTGGTGCATACTGCAGAGCATGTTTGACAG AAACTTTTGTATAAGGAGGGAATTCATTTCTGATCCTAAAACATTAAAGAAAAGGCTTATGATTGTTGGAGTTTTAATGCTTCTCCTATCTCCGTTTCTCGTCATATTCATGCTGGTGTATCTCTTCTTGAGGCATGCTGAACAGTTTTACAACCATCCAAGTACGGCATCGTCTCGCAGATGGTCAAATCTTGCCAAGTGGATGTTTAGGGAATTCAACGAG GTTGATCATTTGTTTAAGCATCGCATCACCAGCAGTGTCATACATGCTTCTGATTATCTAAAGCAATTCCCATCGCCTATTATATCTATCGTCGCAAAGTTCATTTCTTTTGTTTCCGGTGGATTTGCTGCTGTTCTTATTATCATTGCTTTTCTAGAAGAATCTCTGCTGGAAGGCCAT ATATTTGGTCGCAACTTATTCTGGTATGCTGCTGTATTTGGAACTATAACAGCTATAAGCAGGGCTGCAATAACAGATGAGCTTCTTGTCCTTGACCCACAGGGAGCGATGTCACTTGTTGTCCAACATACACACTATATGCCAAAGAGATGGCGAGGGAAAGAAAATACTGAGGCTGCACGAATTGAGTTTGAAACTTTATTTCAG TATACTGGAATGATGTTACTTGAGGAGATGGCCTCAATTTTTCTTACGCCATATCTATTGCTATTTGTTGTGCCAAAG AGGGTAGATGACATTTTGCATTTCATTGTGGACTTCACTGTTCATGTTGAGGGTGTTGGCCATGTGTGCAG CTTCAGCGTGTTTGATTTTCAGAATCATGGCAATAGCAAATATGGAGCGCCATATAATTCCGCCCGCGTGCAGAGAAGTTCTCAAGGGAAAATGGAGAAATCATTTCTGAG CTTTCTAAATAGCTACCCTTCCTGGGAACCTGATGATCAAGGAAAACAGTTCCTATCAACGCTCAAAACGTTCAGAGAGCAAAAGCTGCAGGTGCAGGATATAGGACCTGTATATCGACCTTCAGAGTTACAGCACTGGAATCCCAACTTTAGAGGTTCAAGTGACAGAAATAACTTGTTCTCCAGGGAAGTGCCTCTCAACAACTTGGGAGCTGGATTTGGCTCAATGTGGTTAATAGATGGTGGACAGAGGTACATTATTGATTGGTATTATACCTCGCATCCTCACAATACGAGTAGTGATTCAAGAGGCATTGAATCCAGGCCATCTCATAGTGATAATGAACGCCTTAAAGATCCTTGGATGCCATCTCATTTTGTGCAAATCAAGGATACAGTTGATAACAACTGGGAGCACCTATTTGAGGACCGATCTCAAAGTCATCTCGAAGCTACCACATCTGCTCCTGTTTTAAGGGAGAGCATCCTACATCACGATGATTCAAGTAGCATGGCGCAATCTATCAGGAGCCAGTGGTGGGATAGAACTCGACTACAAGTTGCAGATCCCCAGACAAGCTTTCTTGAACCTCCAAATTTCAATAGCAATCGTCACGATTATTATGATAATTTCTCTGATAGAAGTCTAGATGAGCACGAGCACGTTAACTTGAAGAACTCTAATAGGTTGGCCAATACCTTCTTCATGGATGAttcggttggagacttcaaccttCCTTTTGATGGTATTTATAGAAGGCCCTCAGAAAACCCCACAAGAGAGTTAGATCCTTCAGATCTTGTTTGA